The DNA segment CCCTATGCCTGCTTCCCTCCCAGATTATTCGCGCCAAGAACTTCGGAATCTCGTGCGAATTCAGTTGCAATCCCTCTTAGAGGAGGGAGATTTTCGGGGAGCGAAAGCTATCCTAGTACCAGTGCAGTCTGCGGATATTGCGGAGGCAATTGAAGGGCTGCCCGAAGCCATGCAAGCGATCGCATTTCGCTTACTTTCTAAAACCGAAGCGATCGAAGTCTACGAGTATCTCGACTCGACGATTCAGCAAGCGCTAATCGAAGAGTTTAAGCGTCAGGAAGTCATTGATATTGTCGATCAAATGTCTCCTGACGATCGCGCCAGATTGTTTGACGAACTACCTGCTAAAGTTGTGAGTCGCCTCCTCGAACAACTCAGTCCCGAAGAACGCCGCGCCACCGCCTTGCTTCTTGGCTACGAAGCCGGAACCGCCGGACGGATCATGACGCCGGAATACATTGCGCTCAAAGAAACCTTTACGGTTGCTCAAACCCTAGAACGCATCCGCAGTCTATCTCCGGTAACGGAAACGATTTATTATCTCTACGTTACTGATACCGCGCGTCGGCTTACAGGGATCTTATCCTTACGGGATTTAGTCACCGCCCAACCCCATCAAACGACAGGGGAAATTATGATCCGCGATGTGGTGTTTGTTCACACCGACACCGATCAAGAAGAGGTGGCGCGGCTTATTCAGCGTTATGATTTTTTGGCGGTTCCAGTAGTCGATCGCGAACAGCGACTTGTAGGAATCATTACGGTTGATGATGTGATCGATATTATCGAACAAGAAGCAACTGAAGATATTTATGCCCTCGCTGGGGTACAAGCGGATGGAGACAATTATTTTCAGACCAATCTTGTCACTGTCGCTCGTCGCCGCGTGGTTTGGTTGCTCGTCTTATTACTCACCAATACGGCTACCGGAAGTATTATTAAATCTCAAGAATCCCTATTAAGTCGTTTAGCTGTGCTGGCTGCCTTTATCCCCTTGCTAGTGGGAACGGGAGGAAATGTGGGCGCTCAGTCCTCTACAGTGGTGATCCGAGGCTTGCATACCGATGAAATTCGCACCCTAGGGGCGGTTCAGATCGTGTTTCGCGAAGGGATCGCCGGTTTAATTTTAGGCACAATGCTGGGGACGCTTGCTACCCTATGGGCCTATTGGTTGCAAGGGAATTTATCGGTGGCGATCGCTGTCGGCGCTTCTTTACTGGCAATTTCTGTACTGGCTTCGGTGGCGGGTTCTACTCTCCCGTTCATCTTCCGTTCCCTCAATCTCGATCCAGCCTTGATGTCTGCGCCATTTATCACAACGGCAGTTGATGTCCTCGGCGTGTTAATTTACTTCAATATTGCACGGCTGGTTTTAGGAATGTAGACCGTGTAAGCCACTCAATTGTCCACGAAAGTTGTAGGTGAGGTATTTCATGTCAGAGCGTCGCAGTTGGACCGAAGTTGCTGAACCCCTAGCAATTATGGCAACCGCTGTAGGGGCTGTGATGACTGTCATCTTAAACCAAGTGGCTTATGTGGCGGCTCCCGTTTCGCTAGCGTTGCTCCTCAGTTGGGTGAACCGCCAAAAGCTAGATCGACAAGCGTTACAAAGCAGTACAACTGAGATGGCTCAAGTGACTCAACAGCTTGGTAACGATTTTGAAGCGTTGCGTGCGGCAGTTTTGGCAATGGGTTCTCAATTTAATCTCAGCCGTTTGGAGTCAGAAATTGCAGGGCTTGATGAAGCGATCGCCGCCGCTGAGGAAAATTTACAAAATCGCCTTGCAGCCCTAGAAACGCTAGATAGTGCAGCACTTCAAGCCGATCTGTCTCAGTTACGCAACCAATCCGCCTATCTTTTAGAAAGCCAAGCCAATGTCCTACAGCGTCTCGATCGACTCCCAGCCACCGATCGCCTAGAAAGCTTAGAACGGTCTGTGACTGAGGCGCTGACTCGCCTGCAAGCTGGAATTGCTCCGTTAGAAAGTTTAACCCTTACCGATTTACAAGCTCAACTCGGTCAATTACTTGCTCAAGTGGCCAGCCTGCAAGCCGCTCAACTCCCTTTACAGCAACAGTTAGAACAGCTTTCGCCATCCCCAGAAATTTGGCAACCCGTTTTGCATCAGTTAGAAAGCTTGCAAGCCGCTCAACTGCCATTGCAGCAACAGTTAGAACAACTTGCCCAAGGTGCAGTCTCTCAGGAATCTTGGCAGCAGGTTGTGCGCCAGCTTGAAAACTTGCAAACCACCCAAACCGCTTTACAGCAGCAACTCGAACAAACCACCATCCCCCAAGAAGCCTGGGAAAGCGGACAAGCTCAGTTAGCCTCGCAACTCGTAGCGCTGCAAAATGATTTACAGAACCGTTTGGCGTCTTTGGATGTAGAAGCCGTTCAAACCAGTTCGTTGCAACTCGAATCCATTCGCGAAAATACCAGTCAGCTTGGCGCACAACTTGCCCATTTAGTAGATTCGTTGGCGAGCGTCACTCAACAGTTAGAAACGCTACCCCTTCCGGCTCCTAGCCTCACGGTTGAGGGTTTAGAAAGCCGTCTAGCCCCCTTACAATCCCAATTAAGCGCCTTGACTTCTGCGGCTTCTACTGGCCCCACACCCCTAACTGCGGAGGCATTAGAGAGCCATTTAGCCCCCTTACAGGCCCAATTGGCAGCGCTGACCCCTCTAAGTGAGGAGGCGTTAGAAAGTCGGTTTGCTCAACTGCAACAGCAACTTGAGGGTTTAGCGGCAATTCGCACCGAGCCGAGTGCAAGCGGGACTCCAGACTTTTTAGAACAGCGATTTTCTCAGTTGTCTAACGCCATCCACCAACTGCAACAGCAATTGAGTGCGGTGGAGAAACCAGAGTTGAGCGCTTTGAACGAGAATCTGGCAAGAGTGCGATCGCAATTGGCGAATTTAGAAAAATCAGTCGAAGAGTCGGCCGCCCGCTTGAATTTCCAAAACCCTTCTCTTCCAAATAAACTGCCAGAAGAGGCCGAAAAATGGCTCGGTAAGCTCGTGCAACGGGTTAAGAATCTCCAATCTAGAGAACAGGGGATTGAAGAACAGGATGCAGATCTAACCGATGAGTTTGCAGACTTCGAGGATGAAGATGAGGATTTTGCGGAGTCTGCTGTTTCCCCGACAGTATCAGTTTCTACTGAAGTTCCCCAACCCTCGCCCGTACCCTCTCCGGAGGGTAACGCTTGGCAATGCGTGCAA comes from the Desertifilum tharense IPPAS B-1220 genome and includes:
- a CDS encoding WD40 repeat domain-containing protein codes for the protein MSERRSWTEVAEPLAIMATAVGAVMTVILNQVAYVAAPVSLALLLSWVNRQKLDRQALQSSTTEMAQVTQQLGNDFEALRAAVLAMGSQFNLSRLESEIAGLDEAIAAAEENLQNRLAALETLDSAALQADLSQLRNQSAYLLESQANVLQRLDRLPATDRLESLERSVTEALTRLQAGIAPLESLTLTDLQAQLGQLLAQVASLQAAQLPLQQQLEQLSPSPEIWQPVLHQLESLQAAQLPLQQQLEQLAQGAVSQESWQQVVRQLENLQTTQTALQQQLEQTTIPQEAWESGQAQLASQLVALQNDLQNRLASLDVEAVQTSSLQLESIRENTSQLGAQLAHLVDSLASVTQQLETLPLPAPSLTVEGLESRLAPLQSQLSALTSAASTGPTPLTAEALESHLAPLQAQLAALTPLSEEALESRFAQLQQQLEGLAAIRTEPSASGTPDFLEQRFSQLSNAIHQLQQQLSAVEKPELSALNENLARVRSQLANLEKSVEESAARLNFQNPSLPNKLPEEAEKWLGKLVQRVKNLQSREQGIEEQDADLTDEFADFEDEDEDFAESAVSPTVSVSTEVPQPSPVPSPEGNAWQCVQTLSGNQSAIAALDLSADRNTLVASDYEVVKVWDLNTGELKSTLSSDATEAPVTSVSLSPDGQLLASAKGDIEIWNLSTGQPIRTLEAEDWTTIVAISPDGKTLASSGGDPVDQNGSLQVWDLTSGELIRTNYYVACEISSLAFSPNGQLLVLTGSNLEANKGIIQLWHLETGKPRFTLEPAVTPYGVMFNPDATMFAVGCNDQSIKLWNSATGGLVQTFTGHQGSVYAVAISSDGKLLASGSEDGTIVLWGLETGEKLQTLSGHRGGVRAIAFSQDRKTLISGSQDRTLKVWQYS
- the mgtE gene encoding magnesium transporter, whose product is MPASLPDYSRQELRNLVRIQLQSLLEEGDFRGAKAILVPVQSADIAEAIEGLPEAMQAIAFRLLSKTEAIEVYEYLDSTIQQALIEEFKRQEVIDIVDQMSPDDRARLFDELPAKVVSRLLEQLSPEERRATALLLGYEAGTAGRIMTPEYIALKETFTVAQTLERIRSLSPVTETIYYLYVTDTARRLTGILSLRDLVTAQPHQTTGEIMIRDVVFVHTDTDQEEVARLIQRYDFLAVPVVDREQRLVGIITVDDVIDIIEQEATEDIYALAGVQADGDNYFQTNLVTVARRRVVWLLVLLLTNTATGSIIKSQESLLSRLAVLAAFIPLLVGTGGNVGAQSSTVVIRGLHTDEIRTLGAVQIVFREGIAGLILGTMLGTLATLWAYWLQGNLSVAIAVGASLLAISVLASVAGSTLPFIFRSLNLDPALMSAPFITTAVDVLGVLIYFNIARLVLGM